One window from the genome of Candidatus Effluviviaceae Genus V sp. encodes:
- a CDS encoding NAD-dependent epimerase/dehydratase family protein, producing MRTTATGWISVGRTITIRRTGTSTVSSSRSSRDIFRGVSRVTERLLITGATGFVGRCAAAHWRERRPDVEVWGTSDRPRTDDYAPERYRQLDLRDGDAMKALVKACRPTRVLHLASLIAGHDLEALLSVNVLGTDRLYEALASAELPNLRIVQVASAAMYGRIGVDELPITEKQPFRPVTAYAVSKVAQEYLAIAAGYAKGLSIVRARAFNMLGPGQPEHLVPMTFVRQVKSVADGDTDRIRVGLTSARRDFVDVRDAVAAFDLMLEKGTAGTAYNVASGTDVSVDEIIREVLDVAGVEARIEVDESRLRPVDVPVVRADITEARRELGWQPKVPLRRSLEDMWREVS from the coding sequence ATCCGCACGACGGCTACTGGCTGGATATCGGTCGGCCGGACGATTACGATCAGGCGAACAGGGACGTCGACGGTCTCATCGAGCAGGTCCTCTCGTGACATCTTCCGCGGAGTCTCACGAGTGACGGAGCGTCTTCTCATCACGGGCGCGACAGGTTTCGTCGGCAGATGCGCGGCGGCGCACTGGCGCGAACGTCGTCCTGACGTGGAGGTCTGGGGAACGAGCGACCGGCCGCGCACGGACGACTATGCGCCGGAGCGCTACCGGCAGCTCGATCTGCGGGACGGCGACGCTATGAAGGCTCTCGTGAAGGCCTGTCGGCCGACGAGGGTTCTCCATCTGGCCAGTCTCATCGCGGGACACGACCTCGAGGCCCTTCTGTCGGTCAATGTCCTCGGCACCGACCGGCTCTACGAGGCGCTCGCGTCGGCTGAGCTTCCGAACCTCCGCATCGTGCAGGTCGCCTCGGCGGCCATGTACGGCCGTATCGGCGTCGACGAGCTGCCTATCACGGAGAAGCAACCGTTCAGGCCGGTTACGGCCTACGCCGTCAGCAAGGTCGCCCAGGAGTACCTGGCGATCGCGGCGGGCTACGCGAAAGGTCTCAGTATCGTGCGCGCCCGGGCGTTCAATATGCTGGGACCGGGCCAGCCTGAGCACCTCGTGCCCATGACGTTCGTGCGTCAGGTCAAATCCGTGGCCGACGGAGACACCGACCGCATCCGCGTCGGTCTGACGAGCGCCCGCCGCGACTTCGTCGATGTCCGAGACGCTGTTGCGGCGTTCGATCTGATGCTGGAGAAGGGAACGGCGGGAACCGCTTACAACGTCGCTTCCGGGACGGACGTCTCGGTGGACGAGATCATCCGTGAGGTCCTTGACGTCGCGGGAGTCGAGGCGAGGATCGAGGTTGACGAGTCGAGGCTCCGACCGGTCGACGTGCCGGTCGTCAGGGCCGACATCACAGAGGCGAGGCGCGAGCTGGGCTGGCAGCCCAAGGTCCCGCTGCGTCGATCGCTCGAGGACATGTGGAGAGAAGTGTCGTGA
- a CDS encoding 4Fe-4S binding protein produces the protein MKTLRTLVQLVFLAGVVTLLVRGLLGDTPHDCETYCPFGGLAALYPLARHNIYNCRLTELNVALLVSTLALGLAAKKSFCSWICPLGTLQEWIGRAGRTRWGRWLHLPTSIDRYAVFLRYGVLAAVLTLTWTVWQGDLGFRAYDPYYIIFSWNGHGTMPWSIWVAAGFLAAAFFTPFFWCRYFCPLGAVLDPFGRCGALRLRRNKDRCNDCGDCDDVCPHRIPVSEMDQVTARNCTNCLECANACRLKALELSWYGK, from the coding sequence GTGAAAACGCTTCGTACCTTAGTGCAGCTTGTGTTCCTTGCCGGCGTGGTCACACTGCTCGTCCGGGGGCTCCTGGGCGACACGCCGCACGACTGCGAGACGTACTGCCCGTTCGGCGGACTGGCGGCCCTCTACCCGCTCGCTCGTCACAATATCTACAACTGCCGACTGACCGAGCTGAACGTGGCGCTCCTCGTGTCGACACTTGCGCTGGGGCTCGCGGCGAAGAAGTCGTTCTGCAGCTGGATCTGTCCGCTGGGGACGCTTCAGGAGTGGATCGGTCGCGCCGGCCGCACGCGCTGGGGTCGGTGGCTGCATCTGCCGACGTCGATCGACCGTTATGCGGTCTTCCTGAGATACGGCGTGCTGGCGGCCGTTCTCACGTTGACCTGGACTGTCTGGCAGGGCGACCTCGGCTTTCGGGCGTACGATCCCTACTACATCATCTTCTCCTGGAACGGTCACGGGACCATGCCGTGGAGCATCTGGGTCGCGGCCGGGTTCCTGGCGGCGGCGTTCTTCACACCGTTCTTCTGGTGTCGCTACTTCTGTCCCCTCGGGGCCGTGCTCGATCCGTTCGGCCGGTGCGGCGCGCTGAGGCTCCGGAGGAACAAGGACCGCTGCAACGACTGCGGCGACTGCGACGACGTCTGTCCGCACCGCATCCCGGTGAGCGAGATGGACCAGGTCACAGCCAGGAACTGCACGAACTGCCTGGAGTGCGCCAACGCTTGCAGGCTGAAGGCGCTCGAGCTCTCATGGTATGGGAAGTGA
- a CDS encoding NTP transferase domain-containing protein has protein sequence MRAVLLAGGRGTRLRPFTTTIPKPLVPVGDIPIMELLLRQLASYGCDRVTVAVGHMAQLIMAYFGDGAKWGLSIDYSIEDEPLNTIGPLKLIPDLPEYFLVMNGDLLTDLDMAKLFASHVESGAVGTVATYERDVKIDFGVLQYDADRRVTGFVEKPVEHFSVSMGIYAFSRQILEMVPEGKPFGFDELMIGSVERGLDVRAYPHDGYWLDIGRPDDYDQANRDVDGLIEQVLS, from the coding sequence ATGCGAGCAGTCCTGCTGGCCGGAGGCAGGGGAACGCGCCTCCGTCCCTTCACGACGACGATTCCCAAGCCGCTCGTTCCCGTCGGTGACATCCCGATCATGGAGCTGCTGCTCAGGCAGCTGGCGTCGTACGGGTGCGACCGCGTGACGGTCGCCGTGGGGCACATGGCCCAGCTCATCATGGCCTACTTCGGCGACGGCGCGAAGTGGGGTCTCTCGATCGACTACTCCATCGAGGACGAGCCGCTCAACACCATCGGGCCCCTGAAGCTCATCCCGGACCTGCCCGAGTACTTCCTCGTGATGAACGGCGACCTCCTCACCGATCTCGACATGGCGAAGCTCTTCGCTTCGCACGTCGAGAGCGGCGCGGTCGGCACGGTCGCGACGTACGAGCGGGACGTGAAGATCGACTTCGGTGTGCTTCAGTACGATGCGGATCGGCGCGTGACGGGCTTCGTCGAGAAACCCGTCGAGCATTTCAGTGTGAGTATGGGCATCTACGCCTTCTCGAGGCAGATCCTGGAGATGGTGCCCGAGGGGAAGCCGTTCGGCTTCGACGAACTGATGATCGGCAGCGTGGAACGCGGGCTGGACGTGAGGGCCTATCCGCACGACGGCTACTGGCTGGATATCGGTCGGCCGGACGATTACGATCAGGCGAACAGGGACGTCGACGGTCTCATCGAGCAGGTCCTCTCGTGA